The genomic stretch ATCTTTTTCAACGCCTTCACGAGAGAAGATTTGCACATCAATTACAGTACCTTTTGCACCTGGAGGCATTCTAAGTGATGTATCTTTTACATCTCCTGCTTTATCTCCAAAAATTGCTCTTAGCAATTTCTCTTCAGGTGAAAGCTGAGTTTCACCTTTTGGCGTCACTTTACCAACTAAAATATCGCCAGAAGAAACCTCGGCACCAATTCGAATAACCCCAGAATCATCAAGATTTCTCAAAGCATCTTCACCCACATTTGGGATATCTCGAGTTACCTCTTCTTTTCCTAATTTGGTGTCCCTAGCAAAAAGTTCAAAGGTTTCAATATGAACTGATGTATAAACATCTTCCGTTACGAGTCTTTCAGATAAAAGAATTGAGTCCTCAAAGTTATAGCCTTGCCATGGCATAAATGCGACAATTACATTTTTACCTAATGCCAGCTCACCTTTTGATGTTGATGGACCGTCTGCTATAACTTCACCACGCATAACATGGTCACCTTTTCTTACAATTGGCTTTTGGTTAACACACGTTGCCTGGTTAGATCTTTGGTATTTAACCAAATTATAAATATCTACCTCAGGACCTGAAGCTTTAGAACCCGCTTTTGAACGTATCACTATTCTTCCCGCATCCACAGATTCAACAACACCGTCATTAACAGCAACCAAAGCTGCTCCTGAGTCACGAGCAACAATGCTTTCCATACCTGTACCAACAATAGGTGCACTTGCCGACAGCAAAGGAACTGCTTGCCGTTGCATGTTTGACCCCATCAATGCACGGTTTGCATCATCATTTTCCAAAAATGGAATCAAAGACGCCGCTACAGAAACGAGCTGGTTCGGCGATACGTCCATTAAAGTTACTTCTGATGGAGCAACAGAGATTGTTTCACCAGCTTTTCTACATTGAACCAAGTCACCCGTAAACTTACCCTTTGCATTGATAGGTGCGTTGGCTTGAGCAATAATATGCTTTTCTTCTTCAAGAGCAGAATAAAAACTAACTTCATCAGTTACAACTCCATCAACTACTTTTCTATATGGAGTTTCAATAAAACCGTAATCATTGACTCGCGCAAATGTTGACAATGAGGTAATCAAACCAATATTGGGCCCCTCAGGCGTCTCAATAGGACAAATTCTTCCGTAGTGAGTTTCATGGACATCGCGAACCTCAAAGCCAGCTCTTTCTCTTGTCAAACCTCCTGGTCCTAAAGCAGAAAGTCTTCTTTTATGCGTTGTGGAAGACAATGGATTGGTTTGATCCATAAATTGAGACAACTGACTGGAACTAAAGAACTCTTTAACAACCGCAGATACAGGTTTAGAGTTAATTAATTCATGCGGCATTAAAGTTTCTACATCCTGTAAGCTCATACGCTCTTTAATGGCTCTTTCCATACGAACCAGACCAACACGATATTGAATCTCTACCAGTTCTCCCACAGTACGAACACGTCTGTTACCTAGATGGTCAATATCATCTGTCACGCCTAAACCATCTTTTAAACCTGAAAGATACTTTACTGAATAAAGAATATCCTCTTTTTGCAAAGTCCTAACTTCTAAATCTGTCTCAAAACCAAACTTATGATTAATTTTTAAACGGCCCACATGCGACAAATCATAACGATCAGGATTGAAAAACAGACTTTCAAAATAAGCTGTTGCAGTTTCAAGTGTCGGCGGTTCGCCAGGACGTAGTCTTGAATATATTTCCAAAATAGACTCATCTTGGGTTGTCATTTTATCTGCAATAAGAGTATTTCTCAAAGCCGCATTAACATTAACACCATCTATGTAAAGCAGTTCAAACGACTCAATACCCGCAGCTTTAATATCATCAAAAATCTCCGCTGTAAGCTCTTGGTTAACCGCTAAAATAACCTCACCTGTATCTTTATTTACTACATCTCTAGCAGCAAAGCGGCCAATGATGTCTTCGGCATTGATCTTAATGGTATCAATATTAGCACGCTCTATTCTTTTTAATGAAAACTTGGTAAATTTTTTCCCTGCTTTTACCAAAACTTCACCAGACTTAGGATCTTTAACATCAAAGCTAGCCATCTGCCCTGGCAAAAGGTCAAGAATAACCGTTTTAAAAATATCCTTACCCTTAAAGCTAACCGTTTCTGCTTTATAAAAGAAGTTTAATAAATCTTCTTCAGAATAACCTAAAGCTCTAAGCAAAATGGTCGCTGGCATTTTTCTACGACGATCAATTCTTACATACAAAACATCTCTGTGATCATATTCAAAATCTAGCCAAGATCCACGGTAAGGAAGCATTCTTGCCGAGTAAAGCACATTACTTCTTGAAACCGCGGTTGCGCTAGCAGATTCAAAAAATACGCCAGGAGAGCGATGCAACTGACTTACAACCACTCTTTCGGTACCATTATTAATAAATGTACCGTCACCTGTCATTAAAGGAATTTCACCAAAATAAACCTCTTGCTCTTTTACATCCCGAATTGCGCCAGGAGGAGCTCCCTCAGATGTATCCCAAACAACCAAACGCACCACAACACGCACTGGACATGCGTAAGTCATACCTCTTTGCAGACATTCATCTACATCATATTTTGGATCTTCTAGCTTGTAAGAGACAAACTCTAACGATGCCGTTTCATTAAAGTCTTTGATTGGAAAAACAGACTTAAAAACAGATTGTAAACCTATATCTTCTCGTCGATCTTCCGGGACCCCTATTTGCAAAAACCTCTCATATGATCTTTTTTGAATATCAATAAGGTTTGGTACATCAATAACCTTATTAATTTGTGAAAAATTTTTACGGGGTCGATGCAAGTGGTTTACAAATGAGGCCATTCAAAAACTCCTAAATATATAATATTATTAAACTTCTGCATGAGCTCAACAGTGTTTCCCTCTATGCAGTAAAGTTTGGTTTACACCAAACTTTATTTTTAAGATAAAGGCAGTGTTAAACACCTTTATCAAAGACTGACTAAAATCCTATTTTTTTATTGTTTAAATACTATTCAACAATAAAAAACATTTAATCTTATAAAAGAAACGCAAATGAATTAATTCAATTCATTTACGCTTCTCAAAATAGCTACAAGCCTAAAAAGCAATGCCCATAGACTTGTCCACAACCAAACGATCTATTAAGAAAGTTCTACAGTAGCGCCTTCTTGCTCAAGATCAGCCTTGATTTTTTCAGCTTCTTCTTTAGCAACATTTTCTTTAATCGCTTTTGGCGCACCATCAACCAAATCTTTAGCTTCTTTTAAACCAAGACCTGTGATCGCTCTAACAACTTTAATCACTTGGATTTTTTTGTCGCCTGCAGCTTTTAAAGTTACGTTAAATTCAGTTTTTTCAGCCGCAGCTGCTTCACCGCCAGCTGCTGGAGCTGCCGCACCGGCAACTGCAACAGGAGCAGCAGAAACACCAAATTCTTCTTCAAAAATGTCTACCAACTCTTTAAGTTCTAAAACAGACATTGCCTTTACATTTTCAACAAATTGTTCTTTTGTCATTTTCTCAGCCATTTTTCTCTCCCAATATTAAAAGACTACTCGCCCTTACTTTCTTTTTCTCTTCGGATAGCGTCAAGGACATAAACAAACTTCCGAAGAATACCTGATAAACCGTAGACCATACCTGCATAGGGCGACTGAAGTGATCCAGCCAACCTGCTCAACAAAACTTCCCTACTTGGAATATTTGCTAATGCATCTACACTTTTCGCATCCAACAATTTTCCATCCAACACACCGGCTTTGATAGAAAATGTTTCTTGCGCTTTTGCAAAATCAGAAATGATCTTTGCTAACACAACTGGATCACTCTCAGTAAAAGCAACCGCTGTTTGTCCTGAAAACTCTTCTTTTAAAGGCTCCAGACTTGTTCCTTCTACTGCTCGTGAGGCAATTGTATTTTTTAAAACTTTAAACTCTACATTTTCAGAACGAAGTTTAGCCCTAAACTCAGTGATATCTTCGACACTAATTCCCGTGCACAAAGATAAAACTGCTGCTTTCGATTTAGAAAACTTTTCTTTATATAAAGCAACTTGTTCTTCTTTTCTTATTCTATTTTGACTTGGCATATTAAATACTCCACCTATTAGCAATTAAAAATTACTGAAACTGTCCTGGATCAAGTGTTACTGAAGGACTCATAGTCCCAGAAACACTAATGTTTTTAATATAGACCCCTTTGGCAGAAGACGGCTTGGCTTTTACAATAGAGTCCATAACAGCTGATAAATTTTGCGCTAGCTTTTCAGCATCAAACGACATACGACCTACAACAGTATGAACATTGCCTGTTTTATCAACTCGAAAATCTACTTTACCGGCTTTAATATCTTTGACTGCTTTTTCAACTTCAAAAGTTACTGTTCCGGTTTTTGGGTTTGGCATCAAACCTCTTGGACCCAAAGAAGAACCCAACTTACCCACAGCAGCCATCATGTCAGGTGTTGCAATCAATTTATCAAAGTCAAACCAGCCTTTGGCAATTTTATCTAAAACATCTTGATCACCAACAATGTCAGCACCCGCTGATTTAGCTTGCTGAGCCTTATCTGCTTTTGCAATCACAACAACTCTAACTTCTTTTCCGGTTCCGTGC from Oligoflexia bacterium encodes the following:
- the rpoB gene encoding DNA-directed RNA polymerase subunit beta, whose product is MASFVNHLHRPRKNFSQINKVIDVPNLIDIQKRSYERFLQIGVPEDRREDIGLQSVFKSVFPIKDFNETASLEFVSYKLEDPKYDVDECLQRGMTYACPVRVVVRLVVWDTSEGAPPGAIRDVKEQEVYFGEIPLMTGDGTFINNGTERVVVSQLHRSPGVFFESASATAVSRSNVLYSARMLPYRGSWLDFEYDHRDVLYVRIDRRRKMPATILLRALGYSEEDLLNFFYKAETVSFKGKDIFKTVILDLLPGQMASFDVKDPKSGEVLVKAGKKFTKFSLKRIERANIDTIKINAEDIIGRFAARDVVNKDTGEVILAVNQELTAEIFDDIKAAGIESFELLYIDGVNVNAALRNTLIADKMTTQDESILEIYSRLRPGEPPTLETATAYFESLFFNPDRYDLSHVGRLKINHKFGFETDLEVRTLQKEDILYSVKYLSGLKDGLGVTDDIDHLGNRRVRTVGELVEIQYRVGLVRMERAIKERMSLQDVETLMPHELINSKPVSAVVKEFFSSSQLSQFMDQTNPLSSTTHKRRLSALGPGGLTRERAGFEVRDVHETHYGRICPIETPEGPNIGLITSLSTFARVNDYGFIETPYRKVVDGVVTDEVSFYSALEEEKHIIAQANAPINAKGKFTGDLVQCRKAGETISVAPSEVTLMDVSPNQLVSVAASLIPFLENDDANRALMGSNMQRQAVPLLSASAPIVGTGMESIVARDSGAALVAVNDGVVESVDAGRIVIRSKAGSKASGPEVDIYNLVKYQRSNQATCVNQKPIVRKGDHVMRGEVIADGPSTSKGELALGKNVIVAFMPWQGYNFEDSILLSERLVTEDVYTSVHIETFELFARDTKLGKEEVTRDIPNVGEDALRNLDDSGVIRIGAEVSSGDILVGKVTPKGETQLSPEEKLLRAIFGDKAGDVKDTSLRMPPGAKGTVIDVQIFSREGVEKDARAKEIEDMQVSKLLQDQEDQIKIIRESSYAKIANILTAEKVAADLKDNKGKTLIKKGTKITQEALDEIPRHKWKDIALVSNEEAEKQVLQTFDQLAEQTDGIKHAFDEKILRIKSGDDLLPGVIKMVRVFVAIKRRISVGDKMAGRHGNKGVVSRIMPVEDMPYLEDGTPVDVVLNPLGVPSRMNVGQIMETHLGWAGRMLGRKIDQMIEEKVDSEKIRAFLKKVYHRTEDHELIEKAGKSEVLTYARRIAEEHVHLATPVFDGANDEDIKELLKLSDVHTSGQSKLFDGRTGDSFDRMVTVGIMYVLKLHHLVDDKLHARSIGPYSLVTQQPLGGKAQFGGQRLGEMEVWALEAYGAAYALQEFLTVKSDDIAGRTRTYEAIVKGENHLECGLPESFNVLLKELKALSLDVRLIEAPEASVEEGSDDKNKESSDQEAAA
- the rplL gene encoding 50S ribosomal protein L7/L12 gives rise to the protein MTKEQFVENVKAMSVLELKELVDIFEEEFGVSAAPVAVAGAAAPAAGGEAAAAEKTEFNVTLKAAGDKKIQVIKVVRAITGLGLKEAKDLVDGAPKAIKENVAKEEAEKIKADLEQEGATVELS
- the rplJ gene encoding 50S ribosomal protein L10; the protein is MPSQNRIRKEEQVALYKEKFSKSKAAVLSLCTGISVEDITEFRAKLRSENVEFKVLKNTIASRAVEGTSLEPLKEEFSGQTAVAFTESDPVVLAKIISDFAKAQETFSIKAGVLDGKLLDAKSVDALANIPSREVLLSRLAGSLQSPYAGMVYGLSGILRKFVYVLDAIRREKESKGE
- the rplA gene encoding 50S ribosomal protein L1, with product MATMTGKRYKTNSEKVAVDKKYAAREAFETLKGFAAPKFDETIDLCVRLGVDPKQADQMVRASVKLPHGTGKEVRVVVIAKADKAQQAKSAGADIVGDQDVLDKIAKGWFDFDKLIATPDMMAAVGKLGSSLGPRGLMPNPKTGTVTFEVEKAVKDIKAGKVDFRVDKTGNVHTVVGRMSFDAEKLAQNLSAVMDSIVKAKPSSAKGVYIKNISVSGTMSPSVTLDPGQFQ